Proteins encoded by one window of Pseudomonas tructae:
- a CDS encoding SurA N-terminal domain-containing protein, which yields MNRLMPLLLCLLALSLHAADGPPAARVNGVEISQLRLERYFTEYLEDQGRALTSIRNPSVYKRLRQQALNDLIDRELLWQEAQRQGVTVSDDEVAARIAHLRQAFGSAQTFERRLAEAGFDAQSFSAYTRQEMAAQQVFQAASRVPEPSQAQVLAFYEANGKTFAGAQNQSQDDPVQREQGLALAKTLLIDQLQTQARQALLQRLRDSGQLQRID from the coding sequence ATGAACCGCCTGATGCCCTTGCTGCTGTGCCTGTTGGCCCTGTCGCTGCACGCTGCCGACGGGCCTCCCGCGGCCCGGGTCAATGGCGTGGAAATCAGCCAGCTGCGCCTGGAGCGTTACTTTACCGAGTACCTGGAGGATCAGGGCAGGGCGCTGACCAGCATCCGCAACCCCAGCGTCTACAAGCGCCTGCGCCAACAGGCGTTGAACGACCTGATCGACCGCGAACTGCTGTGGCAGGAAGCCCAGCGCCAGGGCGTGACGGTCAGCGATGATGAAGTAGCGGCGCGTATCGCTCACTTGCGCCAGGCATTCGGTTCGGCGCAAACCTTCGAACGGCGCCTGGCCGAGGCGGGTTTCGATGCCCAGAGCTTTAGCGCCTACACCCGTCAGGAAATGGCCGCGCAGCAGGTCTTTCAAGCCGCCAGCCGCGTACCGGAGCCAAGCCAGGCGCAGGTGCTGGCGTTCTATGAGGCCAATGGCAAAACCTTTGCCGGTGCGCAGAACCAAAGCCAGGATGACCCTGTCCAACGCGAGCAGGGACTTGCACTGGCTAAAACCCTTCTTATCGATCAACTGCAGACGCAAGCGCGTCAGGCGTTGTTGCAACGCTTGCGTGATAGCGGTCAACTGCAACGTATCGACTGA
- a CDS encoding response regulator has translation MVNTVLVVDDEQTLAGNIQDYLVLQGLDVHVAHDGNSAIGAAERTRPEVVVLDYRLPDMEGFQVLETVRQQGTDCHFVLITAHPTAEVRERASQLGVSHILFKPFPLAELARAVLDLMGITRNNPRAANTDTGFVERRQSRSESFPLQLFDGSWVLADRRRNGIRPPGPDDDQLLTGE, from the coding sequence TTGGTGAACACAGTATTGGTAGTCGATGACGAACAGACCCTTGCCGGCAATATCCAGGATTACCTGGTTCTGCAAGGCCTCGACGTCCACGTTGCCCACGACGGAAACAGTGCAATCGGCGCCGCCGAGCGCACCCGGCCCGAAGTGGTCGTGCTGGATTATCGCTTGCCCGACATGGAGGGGTTTCAGGTACTGGAGACTGTGCGCCAACAAGGTACGGACTGTCATTTCGTGTTGATCACTGCCCACCCGACCGCCGAGGTTCGTGAGCGGGCCAGCCAACTGGGTGTCAGCCATATCCTGTTCAAGCCTTTTCCGCTGGCGGAACTGGCCCGCGCAGTCCTCGACCTGATGGGCATCACGCGAAACAACCCGCGCGCAGCCAACACGGACACAGGGTTCGTCGAACGACGCCAGAGCAGGAGTGAGAGTTTCCCCCTGCAGTTGTTCGACGGTAGCTGGGTCCTGGCCGATCGCCGACGTAATGGCATACGGCCGCCGGGGCCCGACGACGACCAGCTGCTCACCGGGGAATAA
- a CDS encoding GspE/PulE family protein: MEPLSRVAPVVASTPAPLGRVLLAQARASAELRGERLLDTLQTLSGLEPGDFVQSLGATLHYPVLDAQALFAATPLFERVSLAQCLKREFILLQQAGLTLGVFADPFDDARLAWIDECLQGAPLYLVQAAELKGFLARHEESFHAVDSLDTEGEAANELDSLQSLSLASISEDQSRVVKLVNSTLYDALKMHASDIHLGVTGNGLVIKYRIDGVLNSISKVNGSEFADQVISRIKVMAELDIGEKRVPQDGRFKIGISARQIDFRVSIMPSIFGEDAVLRVLDKQDLADRVSGVQLQALGFEAHTLRSLRRLANEPYGMILVTGPTGSGKTTTLYAMISEINHGVDKIITIEDPVEYQLPGVLQIPVNEKKGLTFARGLRSILRHDPDKIMVGEIRDPDTAQIAVQSALTGHLVFTTIHANNVFDVIGRFSQMQVDPYSFVSALNAVLAQRLIRLVCPHCAAPRQPSDEELAASGLEPGQVDHYRFVHGSGCGQCRGSGYRGRTAIAELLHLDDDLRQMIVERKPLAHIKTLACQRGLRLLRSSALELVQQGRTTLEEINRVTFIA; this comes from the coding sequence ATGGAACCGTTGTCGCGCGTTGCCCCCGTTGTTGCCAGCACCCCGGCGCCCCTTGGCCGCGTGCTGCTGGCCCAGGCCAGGGCCAGTGCCGAACTGCGTGGCGAACGCCTGCTCGATACCTTGCAAACACTCAGCGGCCTTGAGCCTGGCGACTTCGTCCAGAGCCTGGGCGCCACCCTGCATTACCCGGTGCTCGACGCTCAGGCCCTGTTCGCCGCCACGCCGCTGTTCGAGCGGGTCAGCCTGGCCCAGTGCCTGAAACGTGAATTCATCCTCCTGCAGCAGGCCGGCCTGACCCTCGGGGTGTTCGCCGACCCCTTCGACGATGCCCGCCTGGCCTGGATCGATGAGTGCCTGCAAGGCGCGCCGCTGTACCTGGTACAGGCGGCCGAACTCAAGGGCTTTCTGGCCCGCCACGAAGAAAGCTTTCACGCCGTGGACTCGCTGGACACCGAGGGCGAGGCGGCCAACGAACTCGACAGCCTGCAGAGCCTGTCGCTGGCCAGCATCAGCGAAGACCAGAGCCGGGTGGTCAAGCTGGTCAACTCGACCCTGTACGACGCCCTGAAGATGCACGCCAGCGACATCCACCTGGGTGTGACCGGCAACGGCCTGGTGATTAAATACCGCATCGATGGCGTGCTCAACAGCATCAGCAAGGTCAATGGCAGCGAGTTCGCCGACCAGGTGATCTCGCGGATCAAGGTCATGGCCGAACTGGACATCGGCGAGAAACGCGTGCCCCAGGATGGCCGTTTCAAGATTGGTATCAGCGCCCGGCAGATCGACTTCCGGGTCTCGATCATGCCGAGTATTTTCGGCGAGGACGCGGTGCTGCGGGTGCTCGACAAACAGGACCTGGCCGACCGCGTCAGCGGCGTGCAACTGCAAGCCCTGGGTTTTGAAGCACACACCTTGCGCAGCCTGCGTCGCCTGGCCAACGAACCCTACGGCATGATCCTGGTCACCGGCCCCACCGGCAGCGGCAAGACCACCACCCTCTACGCCATGATCAGCGAGATCAACCACGGCGTGGACAAGATCATCACCATCGAAGACCCGGTCGAGTACCAGTTGCCGGGGGTGCTGCAGATTCCGGTCAACGAAAAGAAAGGCCTGACCTTCGCTCGCGGCCTGCGTTCGATCCTGCGCCACGACCCGGACAAAATCATGGTCGGCGAAATCCGCGACCCGGATACCGCACAGATCGCCGTGCAGTCGGCGCTGACCGGGCACCTGGTGTTCACCACCATCCACGCCAACAACGTCTTCGATGTGATCGGCCGCTTCAGCCAGATGCAGGTCGACCCCTACAGCTTCGTCTCGGCGCTCAACGCGGTGCTGGCCCAGCGCCTGATCCGCCTGGTCTGCCCGCACTGCGCCGCCCCCCGCCAGCCGAGCGATGAAGAACTGGCGGCCTCGGGCCTTGAGCCTGGCCAGGTCGACCACTACCGGTTCGTCCACGGCAGCGGCTGCGGCCAGTGCCGGGGCAGTGGTTACCGCGGGCGCACGGCGATTGCCGAACTGCTGCACCTGGACGACGACCTGCGGCAGATGATCGTCGAGCGCAAGCCCCTGGCCCACATCAAGACCCTGGCCTGCCAACGCGGCCTGCGCCTGCTGCGCAGTTCGGCACTGGAACTGGTGCAGCAAGGCAGGACCACCCTGGAGGAGATCAATCGTGTCACTTTTATCGCCTGA
- a CDS encoding pilus assembly protein, with product MRRLMLDFQPTRTGLPAWALLAAGLSLLLGAGLLQHGLAQQQAALEQQVEQLDRQLGKRPQAEPSLNAAQSREQAEKLAQMRSVSQQLQRPWERLFGMLEGLEQDDVALLTLTPDARKGQLRISAEARDLEAMLAFHKRLEASDELRDVSLLNHEIIAKQAEHPVQFNLSATWENGNARP from the coding sequence ATGCGCCGCCTGATGCTGGATTTTCAGCCCACCCGCACCGGGCTGCCCGCCTGGGCGCTGCTGGCTGCCGGCCTGAGCCTGCTGCTCGGCGCCGGGCTGTTGCAGCATGGCCTGGCTCAACAGCAGGCCGCGCTTGAGCAACAAGTCGAACAGCTCGACCGGCAACTGGGCAAACGCCCGCAGGCCGAGCCAAGCCTAAATGCCGCACAAAGCCGTGAGCAGGCTGAAAAGCTGGCGCAGATGCGCAGCGTCTCGCAGCAACTGCAACGGCCCTGGGAGCGCCTGTTCGGCATGCTCGAGGGACTGGAGCAGGACGACGTCGCCTTGCTTACCCTGACCCCCGACGCACGCAAGGGCCAACTGCGCATCAGCGCCGAGGCGCGCGATCTGGAAGCCATGCTGGCTTTCCACAAGCGCCTGGAGGCCAGTGACGAACTGCGCGATGTGTCGTTGCTCAACCACGAAATCATCGCCAAACAGGCCGAGCATCCGGTGCAGTTCAACCTGTCGGCCACCTGGGAGAACGGCAATGCGCGTCCCTAG
- the pilO gene encoding type 4a pilus biogenesis protein PilO, translated as MRVPSLIIHERAHKLGVVGLAGAGLLALALLYGAAVLPGQWQHLQSLEQQRDQARAQVVQLQQGTLKLPSVPRHELEDFHKQLPAQPQATVAIDRIYALAKAEQITLARGEYALGVDPKTQLARYQILLPVRGSYPQIRRYVHALLGQLPALVLEDIDLQRKKIGDRELTGRIRMTLYLSRS; from the coding sequence ATGCGCGTCCCTAGCCTGATTATTCATGAGCGCGCCCATAAGCTTGGCGTGGTCGGCCTGGCCGGTGCCGGGCTGTTGGCCCTGGCCCTGCTGTATGGCGCCGCGGTGCTGCCGGGGCAATGGCAACACCTGCAAAGCCTTGAGCAACAGCGTGATCAGGCCCGTGCGCAGGTCGTGCAATTGCAGCAGGGCACGTTGAAGCTGCCATCGGTGCCCCGGCACGAGCTGGAAGACTTTCACAAGCAGTTGCCGGCCCAGCCCCAGGCCACCGTGGCCATCGACCGCATCTACGCCCTGGCCAAGGCCGAGCAGATCACCCTGGCCCGCGGTGAATACGCCCTGGGTGTCGACCCCAAGACGCAACTGGCGCGCTACCAGATCCTCCTGCCGGTGCGCGGCAGCTACCCGCAGATCCGCCGCTACGTGCATGCCTTGCTCGGCCAGTTGCCGGCACTGGTGCTCGAAGACATCGACCTGCAACGCAAGAAGATCGGCGACCGCGAGCTGACCGGGCGCATCCGTATGACCCTTTATCTGTCGAGGTCATGA